In Vibrio stylophorae, the genomic stretch TTGTAAGCTCGTGGCACAAGCACGGGTCACACTAAAGGCGTCAATTTCATTGGACCAGCCCAGTCCCAACACGATTTCCCGCGCAATATTTGGCGCAGCAGGCGTTTGAATCACCTGACCAAAAATCACCTTATCGAGATCGCTGGGCAATAAACCTGAGGATTGTAAAAGCGCATTGGCGACGCGCTGGCCTAAAAACATCGCATGCTGCTGCTGATAAGCGCCGCCTTGGCGAAGAAATGGTGTGCGCAGACCCGCCACAATGGCGACGCGCGAACTTCCCTGATTCATAAACACCCCTTTGGGTTTGCAAGGTATAAGGTAAGTGTAATCAGGGTATTAGCATTTGCCAGTTCAGGTCTGATCAGCGCGATATGGGTGTAAAAATGGCAAAAAAAAACCACGCATCGCGTGGTTCTAAAAAAAGAAAAAAGTCGTTTCTCATTACTTGATGGCAAATGCACATCAAAACTCAGACAAAGCCTGATAGGAGAAAGTAAAGTCAGCCTTCAAAAGGAAGTTGTCATCTTGCTCATGACCTTGCGGTCAGATGACGCTAAACAATATAGCGTCTCCATAGCGCGAGATTTTGAAATAGATCAATTTTTTGCTCGATATTCACATTTGGCGTCAAAAATAGTGACAAAGCTCCGTCAAATTTTAGAACATGCCGTACCCTGAGCAATTTGAGCGAACAAAATCGATTCATTCGATAACAGAATTCATATAAAAACAGTCAGATAAACCACTAATAATCAAACTATCAAATAACAAATTTGTGGTATTTCATCCAATTAGCATTTGAGCTTTTAACGTACACTTGTAGCCTCAAATCATGATTTATATTGACAAGTGTACGCTGAAATAAAATAGAGGTCAGTCCAGTCAAGTCCAATTTGTAACATCTATCAGCACAATATTGACGAATTTGCAGTTTTTTATGCTGAAATTTCCATTTTTGCAGTCATAGAATTCATTATTCTAATTCGAGGCGTATGATCTCGGCTTTTCGGTCTTAAACCGTTTGAGCGAACAGAGTAATGATGAATAAGAAGAAACTATCACTCGCTGTTGCAGTTGCAATGGCTCTTCCAATGACAGCGCAAGCAGCAGGTTTCCAACTTGCCGAATATTCTGCAACTGGCCTTGGTCGTGCATTTGCTGGTGAAGCAGCAATGGCAGACAATGCTGGCGCTCAATGGCGTAACCCAGCCATGTTGACCTATTTAGATGGCACGCAAGTTTCCACAGGTCTGATCTATGTTGATCCAAATATTGATGTAGATGGTTATGTAACTAAAGGTTTGGCCACCGGTGGTAAAACCGTCGCGACATCATCACATGATATGGCGCCATCAGCCTTTATTCCGAACTTTTATCTATCCCATAAACTCAATGACCAATGGGCTGTTGGCCTAGCGATCGCGACCAACTTTGGTATGGAAACTGAACTTGAAAATAGCTTCCTAGCAACTCATTTTGGTAATGAAACATCAGTAACCACCATTGAATTTAATCCAAATGTAGCATACCAACTGACCCCAGAACTTAGCATTGGTGGTGGTTTGCGTTTAGTTCATGGTGAAGGATCCGTGGGCGCAAAAACACCATCCAATGTAACTGTGGCTCCAGGCGTCACCATCCCTAAAGGCCTACCACTTAAATATATGTCCGGCGACGATCTTGCCTTTGGCTGGCAATTGGGTGCAGCATGGCAACTCAACCAAAACAACCGTATCGGTGTAAGCTACCGTTCAGAAGTTGATTTAAACCTTGAAGGTAATGCGCAAATCTTTAATAAAAAACAAATGAAGGTTGTTCATGCCCCTGGTAGCCTAGAGCTAACCCTACCCGCGACAGCTGAAATTGCCTCGTACCATCAACTGACCGACAAATGGGCAATGCACGCCAGCTTTAACTGGACCGATTGGAGCAGTTTTGAAAAGCTAGAAGCCGATATTCCAACAATGGGCGGCGCAGTGCCTGTTAAAAATGAATACTGGGAAGATAACTACCGTTTCGCCATTGGTACCACCTACCAATATAGCCAAGCACTGACACTACGCAGCGGTATCGCCTATGACACCAGTGCCGTATCCGATGCCAATCGCACGCTATCAATTCCTGAAACCGATCGTACTTGGTTAAGTCTTGGTTTAGGCTATCAGGCAACACCACAACTAACCATTGATGCTGCCTTTACTTACATTATCGCCAAAGATGCAAAAGTATCTGAGCCTCGTGCTGTAGGCGATGACGGTGAAAAAGAAGGCTCGCAATTATACGGTCAATTCCATGGTAATGTGACTGGTAGTATTTGGCTTGCAGGGGTTCAAGCGAGTTATCATTTCTAATCGCTTAGAAATCGATATGCCCATAAAAAAACGCGCCCATGGCGCGTTTTTTTATAACATCCCCATTATTTAGTTATATTTTTGAGCTCTAGAGGCATATGGTAGGCAAGGGCTAATACAATCGAAACAAATATTGCCGAGTACCCTCCTGAAATTCCAAAAAAAAATCCCACACCTAAATACGCAGTAAAAACAAATACAAATGCCCAAGATAATGTATGGAACAATGCAGCCTTGAAGCTTTTAAAAAACACTACCCACAGAAAAATGATATAAGCACAAAAAAATAAAATGCCATGCATTGAAAATGCATTTAAGAATATATTATGGTGATCACGAAATGAAAACTGACCATTAAGTCTACCATTCAATAAATCGACACCAATAGTATTTTCAATGAATGGGGTAAAGTATACATCTAGTTGATGATAGCCAGTTCCAAATAAAAATAGCCCTAAATTATTTTCCATGTTATCAAGCTGAAACAGTAACGCGTATTTCCACATATATAACCGTGCAATATTTGAGTAGTTATCCTTGATATTTGCAATACTTTCGAGGCGTAATACCACCACATCAAAAATATTTGGAGATAGCCAAATCAATATACTAAATGCGATAGCAAGTGCTGCGATTATGCTTATCTTCCAATTACGCACTTGGGATAATGTCCACCCACCAACCAATAGAATCAACATCAATAGTGGTGCTCTAGATCCCGTCCATAGCAATGGAAAAATCATGAACAAACTTATGCATAAGAAAATAATCCAGTGTCGCTTACTCGCTTCACCATAAGGGAATATAAGCAACATAAAATAGACGATAAACTCACCCCATCGGCTTATATCCCAAAATGAACTCACACGGGTGTTTATATCAAGAACAGACACATGAATTACATTCCAATAACTAAACAAACCGCCGATCAGCATTCCTAAGGATAATAGAACAACAGACATCCTCCAACTTTTCCGATTTTGAAAGAAAAAAACAAAATACGGAGCAAGAATCAAGAATATATAGTGCCTTGCATATTCTGATAGCGACACTCTCCAACTACCCGATAGAAAAGATGAGACGACACCCAATGCAAATACAAACACCATCAGCTTAAAAATATTATTTTTTAATATAAAAAATCTAAATTCACCCGAAAAAATCACCCTGGCTAAATAAGATAAAATAATAAAAGAAATTGAAATATTAAGACCAGCCTTGGATATAGGCATGATAAATAATGTGAACAGGAAAAAAAATCTTTCTAGCTTCAATAACAAATCAATATTTTTATCATTCAAATTCATCGATAAACTCATTAAGATCTTCATCATCTTGCTCGTCTTGCTCAAGGTTAATTTCTCCGCCTGAGGCGCGAAAATCCCTGTTTTGCAAATACGCATCACGAACAAAAATATAACTATCTGGCGACGCTTCAATAAGCGGCTCTTGACCCACTGCGGCTGCGCGATCATCCAATCCCTGTAATCCCCATTTCGCTGCGCCCTGATAGAAATTTAAGTCAAACAAGGTGGGAACAAAAAAACCGCCAATATCACCCGTGCCTTCTCGAAAGGTCGTTGGGCCATAAAATGGAATCATCAAATAAGGACCATGCCCGACACCATAGTGCCCTAAGGTATCACCTAACTGACGCTCTTCGGCAACAATACCCGCAGCGCTGGCGACATCAAAAATGCCCGCAATACCAAAGGTCGAGTTAATCCAAAAACGGTTGAAGTGATCCAGCGCAATCTCGCCCTCACCCATCAATAGGGTGCTGACAAAACTAATGGGTTCATCAAGGTTGGCGAGAAAATTGGCGGTGCCCGTTCGAATCGGCGATGGCACATATTCAGCATAAAAAAGCGCAGTTGGACGGTAGAGGTATGGATCCACAATATGATAGTTAAAATCCCACATCACACGGTTTACCGGCTCAAATGGATCAGAGACTCCATCTGAGTTGGTACTACTACAACCAGTTAAAGCTGCGAGCATCACCGCGATGCTTACCCCATATCGCATTGTTTTATCCCTAATTATGCTGATAAAAGAAGCGCCGATTATACACGGCGCTTAGTTTTCATTAAAGTAATGGCTCAGTCATACTGCTGATCGATTTTCAGCGTAATAGCTTCACCAAGTGGGATAGGTTTGGATTCAGCAAACCAGTTTCCTGACTTCGACATAATGTCGCGATCGTTATCCAAACGAACTTTGACCACCACCTCTTTTAATGAAGATAGTTGGCGATCAGGCATCATGCTATCGCCATCCGCCAATTGAACGGTTTGTGGCATGCTGCTTACCGTCAATTGCTTCACCGCTACCGGGACTGCCACGCCTGGGCTATAAACTGCCACAATCAAGTTTGGATATTGCTTTAGATTGATCTGTTTCGCCGCTTCAATGGTAATGGTTTGCAGTGGTTGCGGCACAATACCCAGCTCGGCTTGCGCTTTGGCAATGCTGCGATCCAACATCAGTTGACGTGAATCGCCAGCTGGCATCAGCTGCTTCATCACCTGCCAAGCACCGATGGCCTCTTGATAGGCTTGACGCTGGAATGCATCAAAGGCCAGCAATGAGAGCGCTTGTAGATTTTGATGATCCTGCGACAACACAGTACGAAGCAATTGACGCGCTTGCTGATGCGATGCCTCATCATTGCTAAGTAGCAAACTTTGCGCATAGGCGAGCTGCGTTAAAGGGCTATTGGGTTCAAGCAGATAAGCCTTATGGGTCGCGCCAATGGCCGTTACCAAATCACGACTATTTAGTGCCACTTCCCCCAACGTCAGCCAGCCATCGACATCTTTAGGATTTTTATCAAGCTCGGTGCGCAGTGCCAAAATCAGTTGCTCTTGCTCAGCATCTGTCAACGGTGCCCAAGTGGTTTCCTGTTGTCGCTGTACCAATTCAGGTAAACGCAAACTGGCCTGTTGCCACTGGCGCACTTCACCATAACTGCCCAACTGCCAGTAAAGGCCATAACACAGTGCCACCAAAAGCACGACGGCAGGCGCCAGTCGCCATGCAGAAAGATGCGATTGTGTTTGCTCTGATTGATTTGCGGACTCAGGCACATCGGCCAATAGACGATGTTGCAATTCCAATTGCATTGCCTGCTCATCTTGCACCAAGCCCTGCGCCGCTTCATCACTCAATTCAGCTTTGCGTGCATGGTACAAGGCTTGGTTGAGATGATCGCGCGCCGCTTGTTCATTATCAATGTCTTGATGACGAAAGGCGCTGCGAAGCCCCCAAACAATGGCAATCAATAATAAAACAGTGAGAAAGAAAAACATCAATCCACTCATGCATCTTTCTCCTTCTGATCTTGATTCTGTGCTTGTTCCTGATCTTGCATCAACGCAGCTAAACGAGCGCGTTCTTCATCGCTTAAATGTTCAGGTGCCGCTTGGCTACCACGCTTACTCATGCGCCATAACACCAAAGCGCCAAACAATAGGAAAAGCACCGGACCAAACCAAAGGATCGCCGTCGATGCCGTTAGCGGCGGCTCATAACTAATAAAATTGCCATAGCGCGCTTTCATATAATCGACGATCTCATCGCGCGACTTGCCCTCTTGCACCATCTCGTATGTTTTACGGCGCAAATCACTGGCAAGCGGCGCATTGGAGTCCGCCAAACTATTGTTCTGACAGGTTGGACAGCGCAGCTCTGCACTGAGCTCATGAAATAGGGTTTCTTGCTTGGCATCATCAAATTGATAAACCTCAGCCGCCATCACAGAGCCGCTTAAGAGAATGCCTAAAACCAACATCATCCAAGTTTTCATGGTTGCACCTCATCCAGTAGCGCTTGAAAACGAGGGAGAAGCTCCTCTTGCCAGTTTTTGGCATTCACTTCACCCACATGGCGATAACGAATCATGCCATTGGCGTCAATCAAATAGGTTTCTGGTGCGCCATAAACGCCGAGATCAATGGCCAATAAACCGGTGGGATCCGATAGCGTCACCTGATAAGGATTGCCCTTGGTTTTAAGCATCTGAATCGCTTTTTCGCGATTGTCCTTGTAGTTCAGGCCAATCACTTTCACGCCTTCACCGGCGAGTTGATTAAGATAAGCATGCTCAGCAAGGCAGGTTGGACACCAAGTCGCCCAAACATTCAGCAGCATGGGCTCACCTTGAAAGAGGCTCTTGTCATACTGCATCTGCGGGTTAAACAGATCATTGAGCTCAAAATCAGGCATGGGTTGTCCCACCAACACAGACTCCAACTTAGTTGGTCCCTCGCCCTGTGCATTGCGCATTAACTGCACCGCAAAAAACGCCACAAAGGCAAGGAAGATCACCAAAGGAATAAAGAGTAATGGTCGTTTCATCGGCTACGCCTTCTCATCTGCTTGCTTGGCTGTGCGCGTTTTACGAAAGCGATAACGCTTATCGGTCAGTGCAATCAACGCCGCAATGGCCATCAAGATCGAGCCACCCCAAATCCAGCGAATAAAGGGTTTGTAGTACACCCGCACTTCCCAAGCATTGTTTTCCACTTGCGCGCCCAAAGCGACATAAAGATCGCGAGTGAGCCCCCAATCAATGGCCGCTTCTGTCATCATCGAGCGCTGCACGTCATAAAAACGTTTTTCAGCATTCAAAATCGCAACCAAGTGGTCATCGTGGGTGACATTAAACTGACCAGTAAAACCTTGGTAGTTCGGACCATCACTTTGCAGCAAGCCTTTAAAGGTAAAATCGTAACCCGCCACTTCTACATGCTGACCCGGTTTAAGCAGCACATCGCGCTCAATGCCATGATTTTCAGTCAGGGTGATACCAATCATGGTCACAGCCAAACCAATATGGCCCAGCACCATCGCCCAGTGACTATTGCCGAGCTTACCTAAGCCCGTCGCCAATGAATGACGATGGGTCGCGCGCAAATAGGTTTCATAGCCATGCCACAACACAATCCACCATGCGAGGAATATCCCCATGGCCGTCATGCCTTGCGCTGGCTCATCCATTTGCCACATGCAAAATGCGGTCAGTAGTGCGGCAATCAAACCCATAATCAACGATGGCTTGATAAAATCGCGCCAGTTGTCTTTACGCCAGCGCACCAAAGGCCCAACACCCAAGAGCAGTGCAAATGGCAACATCAGCCAAGCAAATAAGCTATCAAAGAAAGGCTTACCAATGGAGATTGAGCCAAGTCCCAAGGATTTGTGAAACAGCGGTAGCAAGGTGCCAAGCAGCACCACAATAAGGCTTGCAACCAACAATAGGTTGTTGCCGAGCAGCATATTTTCACGGGAAAACAGTTGATAGTTGCCGGGCGTGCGCACCTGCGCACCTTTGAGCGCATAAAGCAGCAAAGAACCGCCAATAACCACCACAAGGAAACCGAGGATAAACATGCCACGCGCAGGATCGGAAGCAAAGGCATGCACTGATACCAAAACCCCAGAGCGCACTAAAAATGTGCCGAGCAAACTCAATGAGAACGCCGCAATAGCCAAAAAGACAGTCCAAGCCTTAAAGGTGCCGCGTTTTTCAGTCACCGCCAGTGAGTGCATCAAGGCCGTACCTGCCAGCCAAGGCATTAAAGAGGCATTTTCAACGGGATCCCAGAACCACCAGCCGCCCCAGCCAAGCTCGTAGTAAGCCCACCAAGAGCCTAGTGCGATACCCAAGGTTAAAAATAGCCACGCTGCTTGTGTCCAAGGGCGAGACCAACGTGCCCATGCGGTATCCAAACGCCCTGTCATCAAAGAGGCGATGGCAAAGGCAAAGGCCACAGAGAAGCCCACATAGCCCATGTAAAGCATTGGTGGATGGATAATCAAACCCGGATCTTGCAGCAGCGGATTAAGGTCACGACCATCCACAGGGAACAGTGGCAATGTGCGGGTAAATGGGTTGGAGGTCAGCAAAATAAACAGTAAAAATCCGACACAAATCATCCCCATCACCGCCAATACGCGGGCAACTGCTGCATCTGGCATACCGCGACTAAAGCGCGCTACCGCAACCGCCCACAGCGATTGAATCAATACCCAAAGCAGCAATGATCCTTCATGCGCGCCCCAAACAGCAGTTAAACGGTAATACCAAGGCAGCAAACTGTTGGAGTTTGATGCCACATAGTTCAGGGTAAAATCGTTGCTATAAAAAGCATAAAGCAAGCATAAAAAGGAGAGCAGCAAGGCCGCGAACATGCCATAGCTCAATGGTCTGGCAAGTCGTACATAGGGCAAAATGCCGCGCTGAGCACCGTAGAGCGGGTAGAAGCTCAGCAAAATTGACAAGCCAAGCGCCAGAATCAGCGCAAAGTGACCCAGTTCAGCAATCATGGCGTCAGCCCTTTTTGTTGTGGGGTATATTCAAGCGGCTGATGGATTTTGCCCATCTCTTCGGCCACTTCTGGCGGCATATACTCTTCATCATGTTTAGCAAGAATGGTGCTTGCTTTTAGCTCATTTGGGCTAATCAATTCACCTTCCGCCACAATGCCCTGACCTTCACGGAACAGATCCGGCAAAATACCGCTGTAATAGATGGTCACCGCAGGTCCTACGGTAGAGACTTTAAACTGCATAGCCAAGGAGTCAGACTCGCGGATCACTGAGCCTTTTTCCACCATGCCACCAATGCGAATGCGCTGACCGACTTCAGGAATGTAACCATCCTTATTGCCGTAAATCACTTCCGTTGGGGTAAAGAAGAAATTGATATTTTGACGCAGCGCATAAACCATCAATGCGGTGGCAACACCGGCCAATAGCAACAGCGCAACCGCCCAAATTAAACGTTGACGACGACGTGGGGTCATAGTGACGACTCCTTAGAAGCATCCTTGGCAGCTTGAATACGCTGCTCTCGGCGTTGCTTGGTTAAGATCATTTGGCAAATTTGGCGGTGGTGACGATAACTACTCATCACCAACCACAGCAGCATCACAAAGGAGATACCATAGACACCCCAGATAAATCCGGCGTAAGCGCCAAAATCAAGGCGTTCAATTAGAAACTGCATTAGCGCTTCTCCTTCGCAGCAATGGCTTGCGCCCATGGGCGATTGATATCTTGTAGTAAGAGCTGATTGCGAAAACGCACCACACTCAGCCATGCAAAAATAAGGGCAAAGGCCGCCAAGTTAATGAGCAATGGCCATAGCATTTCAGGTGCGATGGAAGGCTTGGCAAATTTGGTGATCGACGCGCCTTGGTGCAGCGTTTTCCACCACTCTACTGAGAAGTGAATAATTGGAATATTGACCACACCCACCAAGGTTAAAATGGCCGCCGCTTTAGCGCCTGTTTTCTGATCGTCAAAGGCTTGGTAAAGCGCAATCACACCAATATAGAGAAATAGCAGAATGAGCTCTGCGGTGAGTCGTGCATCCCACACCCACCATGCGCCCCACATCGGCTTGCCCCAAAGCGCACCAGAGATAAGAGCGATAGCAGTAAACACCGCGCCAATGGGGGCCATGGCAGCAATCGCCATGCTGGACATGCGATGCTGCCAAACCAAAGCGATAAAAGCAGCAATCGCCATGGACATATAAACGCCCATGGACCAAACCGCCGCAGGAACGTGGATATACATGATTCGTGCTGTGCTGCTTTGCTGGTAATCATCCGGCGCTAAAACAAGCCCCCAAAATGATCCCACCACGAGGGCAGCAAGCGCACAAATCGCCAATGGTGTTTGTAATCGCTGGCACAGCTGGTAGCTGTTCTCAGCCTTAGTAAATGGATGCAACCATTTCCACATTCTCGTTACCTACATTGCTCAAAATTCAAAATTATTTTCTGTTAAGCGTAGCGGTTATTGCACGCTGACGCGCAGAGCCGCGGCGGTGGCAAAAGGCGCAAGACCCACCGCAACCAACATCATTGCCGCCAGCATCGCCAGCTGACCGCTATAGGGCATGCCAAGCTGCGCCGCTTGAATAATGCCCGTTGAAAAAATTAGCACTGGAATATACAGCGGCATCACCAACAAGGTCAGCAATACACCGCCGCGACGCAGGGCAACCGTCAAGCCCACACCAATGGCGCCAATCAAGCTTAAAATCGGTGTCCCCACCAGCAAAGAGAGCGCCGTGGCCTGCCAAACTTGCATATCAAGTCCCAGTAGCAGCGCCAAAATTGGACTGAATAAAATCAGCGGCACGCCTGTGAGTAACCAATGGGCAAACACCTTTGCCAATACCACTAAAGACAAACTGCTAGGCATCAGCATCTGCTGCTCTAAGCTGCCATCGAGATAATCATCGCGAAACAGACGTTCCAGCGAGAGCATCGCAGCCAGCAAAGCCGCGACCCAAATAATGCCCGGTGCAAAGATTTGTAGATTCTCAAGAGCCGGACCAATGGACAGTGGAAACAGCGTTACCACCATCACGAAAAACCACAGCGGATTTACAATGTCAGCGCGCTGGCGAAAAGCGATCAACATTTCGCGGCGCAGCACCTGCCAAAACACATTCATCAAGATGCTCCCAATCGAATTCGCTTAATTTCGCCTTGCGGTAACACCAAATCTTGGTGCGTGGTCATCACAATGCTGCCGCCCGCGGCAACATGCGCGACAAAACGCGCGGTCAAATGCTTGACCCCTTGTTTATCAATAGCAGTTAATGGCTCATCAAGAATCCATAACGGCTTATCACTGAGCCAAAGTCGTGCCAATGACACGCGGCGCTGCTGACCGGCTGAAAGCTGCCCTGCTGGCACATGTTCAAATCCCAACAGCCCCACATCGGCAAGCGCTTGTTCGATAGCGTCCACATCCGCTTGGTGGCCGTGACATTGGGAGTAAAAGGCTAGATTTTCATAGGCACTGAGCTGCGCCTTTAAGCCGGGTTGATGACCGAGAAAGAGTAAGGCATCATGAAAAAGCAAACGATTGTCTGACGTGCGCTCGCCTTGCCAGCGCACACTGCCGCTATCTGCTTGAGATAAGCCAGCAAGAATACGTAGAAGAGTGGTTTTACCTGCCCCGTTGGCACCTTCAATTTGGACCAGCTCGCCAGGATGAACCGAGAAACTCAAGTGCTCAAATAAGCACAAGTCACCGCGTTGGCAACTGAGGGCATCGACATCAAGCATGAAATATTGCAAAGCTGTTATTATTTTTGCTTACTTTATCACAACAATGCGTTAATCGTTAGCATTCTGCAGTCATTCCGTCTGCTTTCCCTTCGCCATTGGTATGATTTATGAGCAATTCTTTAACTTTAAATTTTAACAATGCAACAATTTCGCAACTATCGCGAATCCTGTCACCAAATTTAACTGCGCCTGAGCTGACAAATTCAAATCAGACTACAACGCAGAGCGCGCCGAGCAGCCCGCAACTCAACCTTCAACAGCTGAATCCGCAACAACTGAGCCAGCTGCTTACCCACCAGCAAAGCCTGTTACCTATTTTGTTGGCACTGAAAAGTCCGCAGCTACTGCCTTTAGTGCAAAGCCTGATGATGCCACGCGATCCAGCCCAGCTTGCGCAGTGGCTCAAACAGCGCCCTGAAGATCAGCAGCTACAACAGCTCATGGCGCAACTCACATCCGAAGATACTTTCAGCGATGTCGAGCAAGCGCTGATTCGTCTTTTTTCAGAGCGTCGCAGCAGCGAGCAAACACCCACTCATTTGCATTGGCAAATGAATCAGCCCTTTGCGCCGCACCTGCCCATCAGTGTGTCGGTGGAGCCACCGCCAGCACAAAAGCCCGAGCAAGGCTGGCACCTCACCCTTTGTTATATTTGCCAAAATGGCGATAGCCTCTATTGCAAGGTGGGTCTGAAACAAACCCTTTCGCTGCATTTCCAAAGTGAATCGGCAGCGCTTTTAGAGCGTGCCAAAACGCACCAACAACTGCTGTGTGATCACTTAGCCAAAGCGGGCGTACAATGCCAAGCCCTGCAATTTAGCTTGCAACCCAAACGCAACCCATCGGACAACCAACCACCTCATTACCTTGCCAAGGTTTAGGAGCCATCATGACCAATCGCAAGAAAACGCATCGCGCCATTGCGCTTCATTATGATGGTATTCAACCGCCCAAGGTGCAGGCAAAAGCCTACCAAGAGCGTGCACAAGCATTAGTTGAAGCGGTGCGAGAACAAGGTGGCCTGATTCATCAAGATGAACAGCTAAGCCAATGGCTGAACCACCTCAATGTGGGTGAGGAAATTCCTGAACAACTCTATCGGGTGATCGCCGAGCTGATCGCCTACGCCTGGTTTCTCGATGGCAAACAACCGCCCAACTATGACGGGATAAATACCAAGGTTTAAAGCGCAGCAACAGTGCGGAAAGTTTCAATGAGAAATGCGGAGTGAGCCAATGAATGAATGGCGATTTCGCGCTAAATTGATGAAAATACTTGATTGTACAAACCATACATGCAGCTGAATATACTGTTAGCACTACAAGGAGATATATCGTGACAATTAGCAATGAAGCAGACTTAGGTGAAGCCCTAAAAAGTGAGCAGGACACTATCGAAATTGAGGGTGACTTAAAAAATAAGGTATTGAAAATTAAAGCGACCGGCAAAGCAGCCTGGACAATAGCTATTGGTGCAATAGGAATCGCAGTAACTGTGTTAATTACTTCAGGAGGAACCGGTGCTCCAGCAAGTGGAATTATTGGTAGTGGTGCTGTAGCTGTATTAGGGCTACCAACAGCTATTTCAGCAATCTCTATCGCTGTAGCCGCGGGAGGGGTAGGAGCACTCAACTCTCTACGGAATTATGAAATAGCCGATCAATCCAATGGCAGATTAGTGCTAAAAAGGAAGTAGCTATGCCTGGCTTTTTTCCGGGCGCACCGTATTTTTTTGTTTGTAAGAGTTGCGGTCACAAGTTTTGCCGCAAAATAAAACTAGGGATTATGTGTCCCAAGTGTAAATCACTAAAAGTTCAAAGTGATCTTCCCGTGTGTAAGTAGTACTAATA encodes the following:
- a CDS encoding EscU/YscU/HrcU family type III secretion system export apparatus switch protein — encoded protein: MTNRKKTHRAIALHYDGIQPPKVQAKAYQERAQALVEAVREQGGLIHQDEQLSQWLNHLNVGEEIPEQLYRVIAELIAYAWFLDGKQPPNYDGINTKV
- the ccmE gene encoding cytochrome c maturation protein CcmE codes for the protein MTPRRRQRLIWAVALLLLAGVATALMVYALRQNINFFFTPTEVIYGNKDGYIPEVGQRIRIGGMVEKGSVIRESDSLAMQFKVSTVGPAVTIYYSGILPDLFREGQGIVAEGELISPNELKASTILAKHDEEYMPPEVAEEMGKIHQPLEYTPQQKGLTP
- the ccmD gene encoding heme exporter protein CcmD; the protein is MQFLIERLDFGAYAGFIWGVYGISFVMLLWLVMSSYRHHRQICQMILTKQRREQRIQAAKDASKESSL
- the ccmB gene encoding heme exporter protein CcmB, translating into MMNVFWQVLRREMLIAFRQRADIVNPLWFFVMVVTLFPLSIGPALENLQIFAPGIIWVAALLAAMLSLERLFRDDYLDGSLEQQMLMPSSLSLVVLAKVFAHWLLTGVPLILFSPILALLLGLDMQVWQATALSLLVGTPILSLIGAIGVGLTVALRRGGVLLTLLVMPLYIPVLIFSTGIIQAAQLGMPYSGQLAMLAAMMLVAVGLAPFATAAALRVSVQ
- the ccmA gene encoding cytochrome c biogenesis heme-transporting ATPase CcmA: MLDVDALSCQRGDLCLFEHLSFSVHPGELVQIEGANGAGKTTLLRILAGLSQADSGSVRWQGERTSDNRLLFHDALLFLGHQPGLKAQLSAYENLAFYSQCHGHQADVDAIEQALADVGLLGFEHVPAGQLSAGQQRRVSLARLWLSDKPLWILDEPLTAIDKQGVKHLTARFVAHVAAGGSIVMTTHQDLVLPQGEIKRIRLGAS
- a CDS encoding heme ABC transporter permease is translated as MWKWLHPFTKAENSYQLCQRLQTPLAICALAALVVGSFWGLVLAPDDYQQSSTARIMYIHVPAAVWSMGVYMSMAIAAFIALVWQHRMSSMAIAAMAPIGAVFTAIALISGALWGKPMWGAWWVWDARLTAELILLFLYIGVIALYQAFDDQKTGAKAAAILTLVGVVNIPIIHFSVEWWKTLHQGASITKFAKPSIAPEMLWPLLINLAAFALIFAWLSVVRFRNQLLLQDINRPWAQAIAAKEKR
- a CDS encoding heme lyase CcmF/NrfE family subunit → MIAELGHFALILALGLSILLSFYPLYGAQRGILPYVRLARPLSYGMFAALLLSFLCLLYAFYSNDFTLNYVASNSNSLLPWYYRLTAVWGAHEGSLLLWVLIQSLWAVAVARFSRGMPDAAVARVLAVMGMICVGFLLFILLTSNPFTRTLPLFPVDGRDLNPLLQDPGLIIHPPMLYMGYVGFSVAFAFAIASLMTGRLDTAWARWSRPWTQAAWLFLTLGIALGSWWAYYELGWGGWWFWDPVENASLMPWLAGTALMHSLAVTEKRGTFKAWTVFLAIAAFSLSLLGTFLVRSGVLVSVHAFASDPARGMFILGFLVVVIGGSLLLYALKGAQVRTPGNYQLFSRENMLLGNNLLLVASLIVVLLGTLLPLFHKSLGLGSISIGKPFFDSLFAWLMLPFALLLGVGPLVRWRKDNWRDFIKPSLIMGLIAALLTAFCMWQMDEPAQGMTAMGIFLAWWIVLWHGYETYLRATHRHSLATGLGKLGNSHWAMVLGHIGLAVTMIGITLTENHGIERDVLLKPGQHVEVAGYDFTFKGLLQSDGPNYQGFTGQFNVTHDDHLVAILNAEKRFYDVQRSMMTEAAIDWGLTRDLYVALGAQVENNAWEVRVYYKPFIRWIWGGSILMAIAALIALTDKRYRFRKTRTAKQADEKA